One Streptomyces mobaraensis NBRC 13819 = DSM 40847 DNA segment encodes these proteins:
- the rpmB gene encoding 50S ribosomal protein L28, whose product MAANCDVCGKGPGFGNNISHSHRRTSRRWNPNIQRVRAKVGATPKRLNVCTSCIKAGKVSR is encoded by the coding sequence GTGGCTGCCAACTGCGACGTCTGCGGCAAGGGGCCGGGCTTCGGCAACAACATCTCGCACTCGCACCGCCGTACCTCCCGCCGTTGGAACCCCAACATCCAGCGGGTGCGTGCGAAGGTCGGGGCGACGCCGAAGCGGCTCAACGTCTGCACCTCGTGCATCAAGGCCGGCAAGGTCTCGCGCTAG
- the thiD gene encoding bifunctional hydroxymethylpyrimidine kinase/phosphomethylpyrimidine kinase: MPIPPRVLTVAGSDSGGGAGIQADLKTMLALGTHGMSVLTAVTAQNSRGVQGAWPLPAEAVRAQFRSVVDDIGVQAVKTGMLASAELVETVAELLTGVGAPVVVDPVGVSKHGDPLLAASALDALCLKLLPLATVATPNLDETAWLTGVHVTSEADLRRAADAVLAFGPRWVLIKGGHLPGDAVDLLTDGTSEHLLRAPRHDNRHTHGTGCTLASAIACGLAKGLSVPDAVGAAKKYVTGAIAAGFPLGEGIGPVDHGWALR, from the coding sequence ATGCCGATACCCCCGCGTGTGCTGACCGTCGCCGGCTCCGACTCCGGCGGCGGGGCCGGCATCCAGGCCGACCTCAAGACGATGCTCGCCCTGGGGACGCACGGCATGAGCGTCCTCACCGCCGTCACCGCCCAGAACTCCCGCGGCGTACAGGGCGCCTGGCCGCTGCCCGCGGAGGCGGTACGGGCCCAGTTCCGCAGCGTCGTCGACGACATCGGCGTCCAGGCCGTCAAGACCGGGATGCTGGCCTCGGCGGAGCTGGTGGAGACCGTCGCCGAGTTGCTGACGGGGGTCGGGGCGCCCGTCGTGGTCGACCCCGTGGGCGTCTCCAAGCACGGGGATCCGCTGCTCGCCGCGTCGGCGCTGGACGCTCTGTGCCTGAAGCTGCTGCCCCTGGCCACGGTGGCCACCCCCAACCTGGACGAGACCGCCTGGCTCACCGGCGTCCACGTCACGTCCGAGGCGGACCTCCGCCGGGCCGCGGACGCCGTGTTGGCCTTCGGGCCGCGGTGGGTGCTGATCAAGGGCGGTCACCTGCCCGGTGACGCGGTCGACTTGCTGACGGACGGAACGTCGGAGCATCTGTTGCGTGCCCCGCGTCACGACAACCGGCATACGCACGGGACGGGGTGCACGCTGGCGAGCGCGATCGCGTGCGGGCTGGCGAAGGGGCTGTCCGTGCCGGACGCGGTGGGGGCGGCGAAGAAGTACGTCACCGGGGCGATCGCCGCCGGGTTCCCGCTGGGGGAGGGGATCGGGCCGGTGGACCACGGGTGGGCGCTGCGCTGA
- a CDS encoding Lrp/AsnC ligand binding domain-containing protein, translating to MVQAYILIQTEVGKASTVAEVISKINGVIQAEDVTGPYDVIVRAQADTVDALGRMVVAKVQQVEGITRTLTCPVVHL from the coding sequence GTGGTACAGGCGTACATCCTGATCCAGACCGAGGTCGGCAAGGCGTCGACCGTGGCCGAAGTCATCTCGAAGATCAACGGCGTGATCCAGGCCGAGGACGTGACGGGTCCCTACGACGTCATCGTCCGCGCCCAGGCCGACACCGTGGACGCGCTCGGCCGGATGGTGGTCGCCAAGGTCCAGCAGGTGGAGGGCATCACCCGGACCCTGACCTGCCCGGTCGTCCACCTGTAG
- a CDS encoding DUF3515 domain-containing protein, which yields MSTVFARTVPSVRPPRPRRRAALSFTAVLLGAAVGCSAADDAPRPEVPAPTGRQAALCRALHKELPDEVGGLKRRATDPVSDFTAAWGEGPWIELRCGVPRPKIFNDVRTQAVDIDGVKWSPERLPDGSIRCTTPLRPVYVEVTLPKKVVGDGGDMSALVDLAAAVRKAVPSDDPDDSPAPKTP from the coding sequence GTGAGCACTGTGTTCGCCCGTACCGTCCCATCCGTCCGTCCCCCCCGGCCGCGCCGGCGGGCCGCCCTGTCCTTCACGGCGGTCCTGCTGGGCGCGGCCGTCGGCTGCTCGGCGGCGGACGACGCCCCGCGTCCCGAGGTGCCGGCCCCGACCGGGCGCCAGGCGGCGCTCTGCCGGGCGCTGCACAAGGAGTTGCCGGACGAGGTGGGCGGGCTGAAGCGGCGCGCCACCGATCCCGTCTCGGACTTCACCGCCGCGTGGGGTGAGGGTCCGTGGATCGAGCTGCGCTGCGGGGTGCCGCGGCCGAAGATCTTCAACGACGTGCGGACGCAGGCCGTGGACATCGACGGGGTGAAGTGGTCGCCCGAGCGGCTGCCGGACGGGAGCATCCGCTGCACCACCCCTCTGCGGCCGGTGTACGTCGAGGTCACGCTGCCGAAGAAGGTGGTCGGCGACGGCGGCGACATGAGCGCGCTCGTCGATCTCGCCGCCGCCGTCCGGAAGGCGGTGCCGTCCGACGATCCGGACGACTCCCCCGCTCCGAAGACCCCCTAG
- a CDS encoding thiamine-phosphate kinase, with translation MKGTVGELGEFGLIRELTSRLTTTPAVRLGPGDDAAVVAAPDRRVVASTDVLLEGRHFRRDWSTAYDVGRKAAAQNLADIAAMGAVPTAVLLALVVPAELPATWPVELMDGIRDECQVAGAAVVGGDVVRGETITVSITALGDLRNHEPVMRSGAQPGDVVAVTGWLGWSAAGLAVLSRGFRSPRAFVEAHRRPEPPYHAGPAAASLGATSMTDVSDGLIADLGHIAEASKVRIDLHTAAIDVPTQMSDIGQAVGVDPLQWVLTGGEDHAIVATFPPDVKLPARWKVIGEVVNPSALPQVTVDGAPWERAGGWDHFGDEDLPEAEDD, from the coding sequence GTGAAAGGCACCGTCGGCGAGTTGGGGGAGTTCGGCCTCATCAGGGAGCTGACCTCCCGGCTCACCACCACCCCGGCCGTCCGGCTCGGACCGGGCGACGACGCCGCGGTGGTCGCAGCGCCCGACCGGAGGGTCGTGGCCAGCACGGACGTGCTCCTGGAGGGGCGGCACTTCCGCCGCGACTGGTCCACGGCCTACGACGTGGGCCGCAAGGCCGCCGCCCAGAACCTCGCCGACATCGCCGCCATGGGCGCCGTGCCGACCGCCGTGCTCCTCGCCCTCGTCGTCCCGGCCGAACTCCCCGCCACCTGGCCGGTGGAGCTCATGGACGGAATCCGCGACGAATGTCAGGTCGCCGGCGCGGCGGTGGTCGGCGGGGACGTGGTGCGCGGCGAGACCATCACCGTGTCCATCACGGCCCTCGGCGACCTCCGCAACCACGAACCCGTGATGCGCTCCGGCGCGCAGCCGGGCGACGTCGTCGCGGTCACCGGCTGGCTCGGCTGGTCGGCGGCCGGACTCGCCGTCCTCTCCCGGGGCTTCCGCTCCCCCCGGGCCTTCGTGGAGGCGCACCGCCGTCCCGAACCCCCGTACCACGCGGGCCCGGCCGCCGCCTCGCTCGGCGCCACCTCCATGACCGACGTCAGCGACGGGCTGATCGCCGACCTCGGGCACATCGCCGAGGCCAGCAAGGTCCGGATCGACCTGCACACGGCGGCCATCGACGTCCCCACGCAGATGTCCGACATCGGGCAGGCCGTGGGCGTCGACCCGCTCCAGTGGGTGCTCACCGGCGGCGAGGACCACGCCATCGTCGCCACCTTCCCGCCGGACGTGAAGCTGCCCGCCCGCTGGAAGGTGATCGGCGAGGTGGTCAACCCGTCCGCCCTGCCCCAGGTGACCGTCGACGGCGCGCCCTGGGAGCGGGCGGGCGGCTGGGACCACTTCGGCGACGAGGACCTGCCGGAGGCGGAGGACGACTGA